From a region of the Synergistaceae bacterium genome:
- the rlmB gene encoding 23S rRNA (guanosine(2251)-2'-O)-methyltransferase RlmB: protein MKRKRSGSSRGAGAGRSGRPGFQGPARPREGRPEAEISEDIHWGRQMVVKLLKESPDRVQKVYLGKNVSDRFSMQIGELAGKGRIVVQRVAPEALTEMCGGAEHQGVACRSGISMMELDDLLLRLPDATGPVLLVLLDHIQDPQNLGSIARSAEGCGASAVIFPKRRAALPGATVVKVSAGAALRVPMVVVNNVSRTVLELQRNGFWTIGLDNNSGRSIWSEPMPERTVLVVGSEGEGLSRLVKETCDEVVRIPLHGATGSLNAGVACGVAMFEWARKWGEHE, encoded by the coding sequence ATGAAAAGAAAAAGAAGCGGATCCAGCAGAGGAGCGGGGGCAGGAAGGAGCGGGCGACCGGGCTTCCAAGGACCGGCTCGTCCTAGAGAGGGCCGGCCCGAGGCCGAGATCAGCGAGGACATTCACTGGGGAAGGCAGATGGTCGTAAAGCTGCTCAAAGAATCTCCGGACAGGGTGCAGAAGGTCTACTTGGGCAAGAACGTCAGCGACAGGTTTTCGATGCAGATAGGCGAGCTGGCGGGGAAGGGGCGAATAGTCGTCCAGAGAGTGGCCCCGGAGGCCCTGACCGAGATGTGCGGCGGAGCGGAGCACCAGGGGGTGGCGTGCAGAAGCGGCATATCCATGATGGAGCTTGACGACTTGCTCCTGCGCCTGCCGGATGCGACCGGGCCCGTCTTGCTGGTGCTGCTGGACCACATCCAGGACCCTCAAAACCTTGGCTCCATAGCTCGCAGCGCCGAGGGATGCGGGGCGTCCGCTGTGATCTTCCCCAAAAGACGAGCGGCCCTTCCCGGCGCCACCGTGGTCAAGGTAAGCGCCGGGGCGGCGCTGCGCGTGCCCATGGTCGTCGTGAACAATGTGTCCCGGACGGTCTTGGAGCTTCAGCGCAACGGCTTCTGGACGATAGGGCTCGACAACAACTCAGGCCGGTCCATCTGGTCCGAGCCGATGCCCGAGAGGACGGTCCTGGTCGTGGGCTCCGAAGGCGAGGGTCTGTCGAGGCTAGTCAAAGAGACGTGCGACGAGGTCGTAAGGATACCCCTGCACGGTGCCACCGGTTCCCTGAACGCGGGCGTAGCCTGCGGAGTCGCCATGTTCGAATGGGCCAGGAAATGGGGAGAGCACGAGTGA
- a CDS encoding ornithine cyclodeaminase family protein, whose translation MFFMSEEDMLGSYSYSGVIDSVERAMLDIESGDVDLVAPLRGSAELGGETLMTMPCLTKRDWGLKVLTIFPDNPARRKPFINGVFLLFDGSDGRPTALLDGRTLTALRTGGVGGLAVRTLSEEGVKSLGIVGAGEQGFWQACFACSVRSFERVSIFDADESRAASCAARLEEALPETKIGTEKDASSLLRRSDVVITATTTRQPLFKNTPSLFKGKTLVGIGSYRPDMREYPDAVFKSVDDVFIDTAHALDETGDLIDPLSSGALARERVRTLGSLLKSPEGEKPSGTFFKSVGFAAFDLYVARHIFLRGMKQGRGMELGGVKSVF comes from the coding sequence ATGTTCTTTATGAGCGAAGAGGATATGCTCGGCTCTTACAGCTATTCAGGCGTCATCGATTCGGTCGAGAGAGCGATGCTCGACATCGAAAGCGGCGATGTGGACTTGGTCGCTCCTCTCAGGGGATCAGCGGAACTAGGAGGCGAGACCCTCATGACTATGCCCTGCCTTACGAAGAGGGACTGGGGGCTGAAGGTCCTGACCATATTCCCCGACAACCCCGCCAGGAGAAAGCCTTTTATTAACGGCGTTTTTCTGCTGTTCGACGGCTCCGACGGAAGGCCGACGGCGCTGCTGGACGGACGAACCCTGACCGCCCTGAGGACCGGCGGCGTTGGAGGGCTCGCCGTCCGCACTCTCTCCGAGGAGGGGGTCAAAAGCCTTGGGATAGTGGGCGCGGGCGAGCAGGGTTTCTGGCAGGCCTGTTTCGCCTGCTCGGTCCGCTCTTTTGAAAGGGTATCGATCTTCGATGCCGATGAATCAAGGGCCGCGAGTTGCGCCGCCCGTCTTGAGGAGGCGCTGCCGGAGACGAAAATCGGCACCGAGAAGGATGCGTCCTCGCTGCTCAGGAGGTCCGATGTCGTCATAACCGCCACCACGACTCGGCAGCCCCTGTTCAAGAATACTCCCTCTCTTTTCAAGGGAAAGACGCTGGTAGGCATCGGCTCCTACCGCCCCGATATGAGGGAATACCCTGATGCGGTCTTCAAGTCCGTCGACGATGTTTTCATAGACACGGCTCATGCGCTCGACGAGACGGGCGACCTTATCGATCCCCTGTCCTCGGGCGCTCTCGCCAGGGAGAGGGTCAGGACACTGGGCTCTCTGCTGAAGTCTCCTGAGGGGGAGAAGCCCTCCGGCACTTTCTTCAAATCGGTCGGTTTTGCGGCTTTCGATCTGTACGTGGCCAGGCATATCTTTTTACGCGGCATGAAACAGGGCAGGGGCATGGAGCTGGGCGGCGTGAAGTCCGTCTTCTAG
- a CDS encoding (2Fe-2S)-binding protein — protein MLRIVFRLTWKRNPLSYCVTDPRKEEVVLDEKVNPGGREKGLALIEEHPILDFQHGKKVRFIFDGDEFEGFEGEPISTALHANGVRIYRTTADMHRPRGFFCAIGKCSSCFMVVNGVPNVRTCITPLTAGMVVETQRGNGVVPDVDEGSGRS, from the coding sequence ATGCTGCGGATTGTTTTTCGTCTGACGTGGAAGCGGAATCCGCTCTCTTATTGTGTCACCGATCCGCGAAAGGAGGAAGTTGTATTGGATGAGAAGGTAAACCCTGGAGGGAGAGAAAAGGGCCTTGCTCTGATCGAAGAGCACCCGATTCTCGATTTCCAGCACGGGAAGAAGGTCCGTTTCATCTTCGACGGAGACGAGTTCGAGGGTTTCGAGGGAGAGCCTATCTCCACGGCCCTCCACGCAAACGGGGTCAGGATTTACAGGACGACCGCCGACATGCACAGGCCGAGAGGCTTTTTCTGCGCCATAGGAAAATGCAGCAGCTGCTTCATGGTGGTGAACGGAGTCCCGAACGTCAGGACTTGTATCACTCCCCTGACGGCAGGCATGGTGGTTGAGACCCAGCGTGGCAACGGAGTAGTGCCCGATGTCGACGAAGGGAGCGGCCGCTCATGA
- a CDS encoding FAD-dependent oxidoreductase, with product MKKLSTEILVVGGGAAGLSAAAEAASAGAKVLIVESDLRPGGQLIKQTHKFFGSKDEYAGTRGFKIADILLDEIDSFKDRVSILQNTTVSGYYMEDDVFTAMRGEEEYFQIDAKKTIVATGAQERLIPFPNNDIPGVYGAGAVQTLMNVYGVLPGKRVLMVGAGNIGLIVSYQLMQAGVEVAAVVEAAPRVGGYWVHAAKIRRMGVPILLRHSIKRALGKEYITGAVITGLNERFEPVGPEQDVECDLICIAVGLSPTTELLSQAGCKMMYVPQLCGNVAQRDRSMRTSNPKFYTAGDAGGIEEASAAMVEGRIAGLSAAAALGYPTEHGKLDEYWGRLLSLRKGEAGARICQGIDCVLVQGWEGAANE from the coding sequence ATGAAAAAACTCTCCACGGAGATACTCGTAGTCGGAGGCGGAGCGGCAGGACTCAGCGCAGCCGCCGAGGCGGCATCGGCGGGAGCGAAAGTACTCATCGTAGAAAGCGACCTGCGCCCGGGAGGGCAGCTTATCAAACAGACTCATAAATTTTTCGGCAGCAAGGACGAGTATGCCGGAACTCGCGGATTCAAGATAGCAGACATCCTGCTCGACGAGATCGACTCCTTCAAGGACAGAGTTTCAATCCTCCAAAATACGACCGTAAGTGGCTACTACATGGAAGACGATGTCTTCACCGCCATGAGAGGCGAGGAGGAGTACTTCCAGATAGATGCCAAAAAGACCATCGTAGCCACCGGCGCACAGGAGCGCCTCATCCCCTTCCCCAACAACGACATCCCCGGCGTATACGGCGCAGGCGCCGTCCAGACTCTCATGAACGTCTACGGCGTGCTGCCCGGCAAGCGCGTGCTCATGGTCGGAGCGGGCAATATCGGCCTTATAGTCAGTTATCAGTTGATGCAGGCGGGAGTGGAGGTCGCGGCGGTGGTCGAAGCGGCGCCGCGAGTGGGCGGCTACTGGGTGCACGCGGCAAAGATACGCAGAATGGGCGTTCCCATTCTATTGCGTCACTCAATTAAAAGGGCTCTTGGGAAAGAATACATCACGGGCGCGGTGATCACAGGCCTAAACGAGAGATTTGAACCGGTCGGACCCGAACAGGATGTCGAGTGCGACCTGATCTGCATAGCGGTCGGGCTCAGCCCCACCACCGAGCTGCTATCCCAGGCCGGGTGCAAGATGATGTACGTCCCCCAGCTCTGCGGAAACGTCGCTCAGAGGGACCGAAGCATGAGGACCTCCAACCCGAAGTTCTACACGGCGGGCGACGCGGGCGGGATAGAGGAGGCGAGCGCGGCCATGGTGGAAGGACGTATCGCCGGCCTGTCGGCAGCGGCCGCCCTTGGATATCCCACGGAACACGGAAAGCTTGACGAGTACTGGGGACGCCTCCTCTCGCTTCGCAAGGGCGAAGCCGGCGCTCGCATCTGCCAGGGTATCGACTGTGTTCTCGTACAAGGTTGGGAGGGTGCGGCAAATGAGTGA
- a CDS encoding 4Fe-4S binding protein: protein MSDKDLDMLFNSGVLTGEREGAILPPRELWEGKKGGLVVVECPQRIPCNPCHTSCPTGAIVAFADINDTPKVDWTKCTGCSLCVSACPGLACFVIDLTFSEENALYKLPYEMLPLPVKGQKVHCLDREGRCVAEGEVENVTQPRKDRTHVVHVSAPKTLVNVFRSIRVVE, encoded by the coding sequence ATGAGTGATAAGGACTTGGATATGCTTTTCAACAGCGGCGTGCTCACCGGCGAGAGGGAGGGGGCGATTCTGCCCCCGCGCGAGCTGTGGGAGGGTAAAAAGGGAGGGCTTGTCGTGGTCGAGTGCCCCCAGAGAATCCCGTGCAACCCTTGCCACACCAGCTGCCCCACCGGTGCCATAGTGGCCTTCGCCGACATAAACGACACCCCGAAGGTCGACTGGACGAAGTGCACCGGATGCAGCCTGTGCGTGTCCGCATGCCCGGGCCTTGCCTGTTTTGTAATCGACCTCACTTTCTCGGAGGAGAACGCCCTCTACAAGCTCCCCTACGAGATGCTCCCCCTTCCGGTCAAGGGGCAGAAGGTGCATTGCCTTGACCGAGAGGGCAGGTGCGTCGCGGAGGGGGAGGTAGAAAACGTGACCCAGCCGAGGAAGGACAGGACTCACGTGGTGCATGTCTCCGCGCCAAAAACTTTGGTCAACGTTTTCCGTTCGATAAGGGTGGTGGAATAA
- a CDS encoding (2Fe-2S)-binding protein, with product MSASPENNEKVYVCRCEEITMDEIHEWIDRGYDTVEELKRVLRVGMGPCQGRGCQDIIMREIAKKTGKPITEVEPARVRPPVKPVKLGLLADGGEK from the coding sequence ATGAGCGCTTCGCCTGAGAACAACGAGAAGGTCTACGTATGCCGGTGCGAGGAGATAACCATGGACGAGATCCACGAGTGGATCGACCGGGGTTACGACACGGTGGAGGAGCTCAAAAGAGTGCTCCGCGTCGGGATGGGACCGTGCCAGGGTCGCGGCTGTCAGGATATCATAATGAGAGAGATAGCCAAAAAGACGGGCAAGCCGATAACCGAGGTCGAGCCGGCCAGGGTCCGCCCGCCTGTGAAACCAGTGAAGCTAGGGCTCCTCGCCGACGGAGGTGAAAAGTGA